One Prosthecobacter sp. SYSU 5D2 genomic window, ACATCTGGCCACCCAAATTCAGCCGCAGATCCCAGCACTTTGGATTGACCATGGAACCAATCTTCCTGAGACCTATATCTTCGCTGAAAAAACTCGGGCTAAACTCAATCTGAATCTCAAACCTTACCTCCCCAAAATGACCGCCGCCCATTGGCTGGCGCTCAATGGCGGCCAGGTCCCCATGCCAGATGAAGTGGAGCGTGTGGAATCCTTCAGCCGCATCATGAAATTGGAGCCTTTCGAGCGCGGCATGACCGAGCTTGCCCCTAAAGTCTGGATCACTGCCCTTCGCAAAGAGCAGAATCCACAGCGCGCCGCCACCCTCCAGCCAGTCATGTGGGATGCCAAATTCCAGTGCCTGAAGATCAATCCCATCCTCGAATGGACCCCGGTTGAAATGGATGCCTACCTCGCCGAGCATGACCTCCCGAACGAGCGCACCTATTATGATCCCGCCAAAGGCGAC contains:
- a CDS encoding phosphoadenosine phosphosulfate reductase family protein, coding for MTPDEIQSANQQLQGATPLEIIQWAVNQAPDASIVTTNFRPYEAVILHLATQIQPQIPALWIDHGTNLPETYIFAEKTRAKLNLNLKPYLPKMTAAHWLALNGGQVPMPDEVERVESFSRIMKLEPFERGMTELAPKVWITALRKEQNPQRAATLQPVMWDAKFQCLKINPILEWTPVEMDAYLAEHDLPNERTYYDPAKGDEKHECGLHAKLVTDKQ